The Nitrospirota bacterium genome contains a region encoding:
- a CDS encoding PDZ domain-containing protein produces the protein MMTKKMRVTTTVLLSVLTVMLCQILGKTNEVWAVEGQDKPESQAQRPHGDDANIPKGVIGVSLHVGADRIGDPASLYVAHVYPAGPAQQAGLKHGDEILTVNGEAVTGKTYEQVIQMVRGEAGTAVKLGTKGEDGIRELSITRVASETLYKDQKGQMGSHGSPAR, from the coding sequence ATGATGACCAAGAAGATGCGCGTCACAACCACTGTATTGCTGAGCGTGCTGACTGTCATGCTGTGTCAGATTTTAGGGAAGACGAATGAGGTGTGGGCTGTTGAGGGGCAGGACAAACCAGAGAGTCAGGCCCAGCGACCGCATGGAGACGATGCCAACATACCGAAGGGCGTGATCGGCGTGTCGCTGCATGTTGGGGCGGACCGTATCGGGGATCCGGCTTCGCTATACGTGGCCCATGTGTATCCAGCTGGTCCTGCACAGCAAGCAGGCCTTAAGCACGGAGACGAAATCCTGACGGTGAACGGTGAGGCGGTCACCGGCAAGACCTATGAACAGGTCATACAGATGGTGCGAGGAGAAGCGGGGACCGCAGTGAAACTCGGCACCAAGGGCGAAGATGGCATCCGTGAACTGTCCATCACCCGTGTCGCAAGCGAGACTCTCTATAAGGACCAAAAGGGCCAGATGGGATCGCATGGCAGTCCAGCTCGATAG
- a CDS encoding MerR family transcriptional regulator, which yields MNTHRIHRVAKLTGLSRDVIRVWERRYGLVKPSRSSNRYREYSDEEVALLRFVKAQMEQGATIGALAEEGSDSLIARMRVATPVSAEGQHPHERLLDELVRSLEPLDKAGFERRLNGAVAVVPFEEAVQRILLPLQRRVGDLWHQGQLTVGVEHYVTKIIQQKLFSVMNQLPVNEFGPRVLIACPEGETHEIGAQAVAYIAATKGCHVYYLGSDLPSSDLATFCEKIKPDLVLLSLTEIKSEAATLQQIKELEKLATRWSVGVGGQGALAFGDRLRDTKIELLDDLTALHSRLTILLSARMLAARP from the coding sequence ATGAATACTCATAGAATTCATAGAGTTGCGAAACTGACTGGGCTTTCGAGGGACGTGATTCGGGTCTGGGAGAGGCGATATGGACTTGTCAAACCTTCACGGAGTTCTAACCGCTATAGAGAATATAGCGATGAAGAGGTTGCGCTCCTACGGTTTGTGAAAGCACAGATGGAGCAAGGAGCCACGATCGGCGCGCTCGCAGAGGAGGGAAGCGATTCACTGATCGCCCGCATGCGCGTGGCAACGCCAGTGTCTGCGGAAGGGCAGCATCCCCATGAGCGTCTGTTGGATGAGTTGGTTAGATCGCTTGAGCCGCTCGATAAGGCAGGGTTCGAACGGAGGCTTAATGGCGCAGTGGCAGTTGTTCCATTTGAGGAAGCTGTCCAGCGGATCTTGCTTCCATTGCAGCGTCGAGTCGGTGACCTCTGGCATCAAGGCCAGTTGACTGTTGGGGTCGAACACTATGTGACGAAGATCATCCAACAGAAGTTGTTTTCGGTCATGAATCAACTTCCGGTGAATGAATTCGGTCCACGAGTCCTGATCGCTTGCCCGGAGGGCGAAACACATGAGATCGGCGCCCAGGCTGTGGCATATATTGCAGCGACCAAAGGCTGCCACGTCTACTACCTCGGCTCCGACCTTCCCAGCTCAGACCTCGCGACCTTCTGCGAGAAGATCAAGCCCGACCTCGTGCTTCTCTCTCTCACTGAGATAAAGTCGGAGGCCGCCACGCTCCAACAAATCAAGGAGCTTGAGAAGCTTGCCACCCGCTGGTCTGTTGGCGTGGGTGGCCAGGGCGCCCTCGCCTTCGGAGATCGCCTTCGTGATACGAAGATCGAACTGCTCGATGATCTCACCGCACTCCACAGCCGCCTGACGATTCTTCTTTCAGCCCGTATGCTTGCCGCTCGTCCATAA
- a CDS encoding SDR family oxidoreductase produces MVASNSTSNPAAIPEKSLILLTGASGYVGGRLLPSLENAGYRLRCLARHPEILKPKVSPSTEVVAGDVLNRPSLDAAMRGVDVAYYMVHSMSSTGSFEETDRQAARNFSEAAKAAGVKGLIYLGGLGSDDEELSAHLRSRHEVGDILHQSGLPVCEFRAAAVIGSGSASFELIRALVERLPIMLTPKWCKGKTQPIAIDDLLDYLIEALRIPLSHYRIYEVGGADQVSYAEMMLAYGRQRGLKPLIIPVPVLTPWLSALWLGLITPVYARIGRAIIESIVHVTVVRDNAALTTFSVRPMGIDEAIHRALAHEERHFAATRWSDALSSSGKVPSWGGVRFGTRLVDSRTLTVDAPPEVVFKCIERIGGDNGWYAWNWLWRVRGFIDLLEGGVGLRRGRPFATTLRVGDTVDSFRVEAIESNRRLRLKSEMHLYGRAWLEFEVTGTGSSTTIRQTAIFDPVGLIGQTYWYTLYVPHQFVFSGMLRGIATATLQEMSRPQTVGAPLSS; encoded by the coding sequence ATGGTGGCAAGCAATTCGACGTCGAACCCCGCTGCGATTCCTGAGAAGTCCCTCATTCTTCTCACAGGGGCCAGCGGGTACGTCGGCGGGCGACTCCTGCCGTCGTTGGAGAATGCGGGGTACCGCCTGCGCTGCCTGGCCAGGCATCCAGAAATTCTCAAGCCGAAGGTCAGCCCCTCAACGGAGGTGGTCGCGGGTGACGTCCTGAATCGCCCGAGTCTCGACGCCGCAATGCGCGGGGTCGATGTGGCCTACTACATGGTTCACTCCATGAGTTCGACCGGCTCTTTTGAAGAGACAGACCGGCAGGCGGCACGGAACTTTAGCGAAGCGGCGAAGGCAGCGGGTGTCAAGGGCCTCATCTATCTGGGGGGCTTGGGGAGCGATGACGAGGAACTCTCAGCCCATCTGCGCAGTCGGCACGAGGTCGGAGATATCTTGCATCAGTCGGGTCTGCCCGTTTGTGAATTTCGCGCGGCGGCCGTAATTGGGTCCGGCAGCGCCTCGTTCGAGCTGATTCGCGCGCTGGTGGAGCGCCTGCCGATCATGCTCACCCCAAAATGGTGCAAGGGGAAAACGCAGCCCATCGCGATTGACGATCTGCTGGACTACCTGATCGAAGCGCTGCGAATACCCCTCTCCCACTACCGCATCTACGAAGTCGGCGGGGCGGACCAAGTTTCCTACGCCGAGATGATGCTCGCATATGGGCGGCAACGCGGGCTAAAGCCTCTGATCATCCCCGTGCCGGTTCTCACCCCTTGGCTGTCTGCTCTGTGGCTGGGGTTGATCACGCCGGTATACGCACGTATTGGGCGGGCGATTATTGAGAGCATCGTCCATGTCACGGTGGTACGGGACAATGCCGCACTCACAACCTTTTCTGTACGTCCGATGGGAATCGATGAAGCCATTCACCGAGCCTTAGCCCATGAAGAGAGGCATTTCGCCGCCACGCGCTGGTCCGATGCACTCTCCTCATCGGGCAAGGTGCCGTCGTGGGGGGGGGTACGGTTCGGCACGCGTCTCGTCGATTCGCGGACGTTGACCGTCGACGCGCCTCCTGAAGTCGTCTTCAAATGCATTGAGAGAATCGGCGGGGACAATGGCTGGTACGCATGGAACTGGCTATGGCGGGTGCGCGGATTCATCGACCTGCTCGAAGGGGGGGTGGGCTTGAGACGAGGGCGGCCGTTTGCCACCACCCTGCGCGTCGGGGATACGGTCGACTCATTTCGTGTTGAGGCAATTGAGTCGAACCGCCGTCTGCGGCTCAAATCCGAGATGCATTTGTACGGGCGGGCGTGGCTGGAATTCGAGGTGACTGGTACAGGTTCTTCAACAACGATCCGGCAGACCGCAATCTTTGATCCAGTGGGGCTGATCGGGCAGACCTATTGGTATACGCTCTACGTCCCGCACCAGTTCGTGTTTAGTGGGATGCTGCGGGGAATCGCAACTGCCACGTTGCAGGAAATGAGTAGACCTCAAACGGTTGGAGCTCCGCTCTCTTCTTGA
- a CDS encoding deoxyribodipyrimidine photo-lyase, producing MRGIVWFRRDLRLHDQPALTAACEACSEVIPLFVFDEPLLQSHVFGSACVNFMLGCLQDLASSLRNGGLALQWRRGEPVEEIVEATREWQADVVYWNRDYEPRAINRDRAVEQRLAQIGVIVRTFKDHVVFEAEEVRSATGEPMQRYSAYRARWWTKWQAVKPTALPVPRVLRAKKAASLPIPPPLPTASDLGYQPVTLWIEPGERSAQKRLRCFVEDPIHAYITGRNLPAVDGSSILSPHLRFGTLSARAAVHAALASLGQGRRVSRPDVFTWIDELVWREFFQQVLAAFPRVVDEPFRQVPAPAPRAPGTERDRFYQAWCEGKTGVPIVDAGMRQLNQTGWMHNRVRMIVASFLIKDLRIDWQSGEWYFMQRLIDADVAANNGNWQWCASTGTDAMRGYRIFNPLLQSKKFDPKGEYIRKYVPELAAVPTDRIHAPHLMTHDEQALAECRTDIDYPSPIVDHRQAREEYLALGRLQKAR from the coding sequence ATGCGCGGGATTGTCTGGTTTAGACGGGATCTGCGGCTCCACGATCAGCCGGCCCTGACCGCGGCCTGTGAGGCCTGCAGCGAAGTGATCCCGCTCTTTGTGTTCGACGAACCTCTCTTGCAGTCCCATGTCTTCGGCTCCGCCTGCGTGAATTTTATGCTTGGATGTCTTCAAGATCTGGCATCGTCGTTGCGTAATGGAGGGCTGGCGCTGCAGTGGCGTCGCGGCGAGCCGGTGGAAGAAATCGTTGAAGCCACGCGCGAATGGCAGGCCGATGTCGTCTATTGGAATCGTGACTATGAGCCAAGAGCCATTAATCGAGACCGTGCCGTCGAACAACGATTGGCGCAGATCGGTGTCATCGTCCGGACGTTCAAAGACCATGTGGTCTTCGAGGCCGAAGAAGTTCGAAGCGCGACCGGCGAGCCGATGCAGCGGTATAGCGCCTATCGTGCACGCTGGTGGACGAAGTGGCAAGCAGTGAAACCGACCGCCCTTCCAGTTCCCCGGGTCTTGAGGGCTAAAAAGGCTGCCTCATTGCCCATTCCGCCTCCGTTGCCCACCGCAAGCGACTTGGGATATCAGCCGGTGACGCTCTGGATCGAGCCGGGAGAGCGAAGCGCTCAGAAACGATTACGTTGCTTCGTCGAAGACCCCATTCACGCCTATATCACGGGGCGAAATCTTCCCGCTGTCGACGGCAGTTCGATTCTCTCGCCTCACCTTCGATTCGGGACCCTATCGGCCCGCGCCGCGGTACATGCGGCCCTGGCGTCGTTGGGACAGGGCAGACGCGTCTCTCGTCCCGATGTCTTCACCTGGATCGACGAATTAGTCTGGCGGGAATTTTTTCAGCAGGTCCTGGCGGCTTTCCCCCGTGTCGTCGACGAGCCATTCCGCCAGGTTCCGGCACCAGCTCCACGTGCGCCTGGCACCGAACGCGATCGATTCTATCAGGCTTGGTGCGAGGGTAAGACCGGCGTTCCGATCGTGGACGCGGGCATGCGCCAACTGAACCAGACCGGATGGATGCACAACCGTGTTCGGATGATTGTCGCCTCGTTTCTCATCAAAGATCTGCGGATTGACTGGCAGAGCGGCGAGTGGTACTTCATGCAACGCCTCATCGATGCCGACGTCGCGGCCAACAACGGCAACTGGCAATGGTGCGCCTCGACCGGCACGGATGCGATGCGAGGGTACAGGATTTTCAATCCCCTGTTGCAGAGCAAGAAGTTCGATCCGAAAGGCGAGTACATCCGGAAGTATGTACCGGAGCTTGCGGCCGTTCCGACTGACCGGATCCATGCGCCACATCTGATGACCCATGACGAACAGGCTCTGGCCGAATGCCGCACTGATATAGACTATCCTTCGCCCATCGTGGATCACCGGCAAGCCCGCGAGGAATATTTGGCCCTCGGCAGACTACAGAAGGCGAGATGA
- a CDS encoding serine hydroxymethyltransferase: MKDVIGSLDALKTADPAVYAAMAAEEERQRDKLILIASENFASPAVLAAQGSLMTNKYAEGYPGKRYYGGCQHVDTVENLAIERCKQIFGAEHVNVQPHAGSQANMAAYLSVLKPGDTILGMDLAQGGHLTHGSKVNFSGILFRVFSYGVDRETETVNYDVVQKLAEECRPRMLVVGASAYARTFDFPRFQQIAKSVGAYLLVDIAHIAGLIAAGLHPNPVPYADFVTTTTHKTLRGPRGGVVMCKAEHAKAVDKFIFPGIQGGPFMHVIAAKAVAFKEALSPGFKRYQQQVIANAKVLAQGLLDHGYKIVSGGTDTHLMLMNLTNKGITGKEADAALDAAGIIVNKNAVPYDEKPPAVASGIRLGTPLVSTRGMREAEMKEIVGLIDRVLQHRQDPAMLEEIRTQAKALCSRFPFFHTY, from the coding sequence ATGAAAGATGTGATTGGTTCGCTGGATGCGCTCAAAACGGCAGACCCGGCTGTGTATGCCGCGATGGCTGCCGAAGAAGAGCGGCAACGCGACAAACTCATTTTGATCGCTTCGGAGAACTTCGCCAGCCCCGCCGTCCTGGCCGCCCAGGGATCCCTCATGACCAACAAGTATGCCGAAGGGTATCCGGGGAAACGCTACTACGGCGGGTGTCAGCATGTGGATACGGTAGAGAATCTCGCCATTGAGCGCTGCAAGCAGATCTTCGGTGCGGAACATGTAAACGTACAGCCGCACGCAGGATCCCAGGCCAATATGGCAGCCTATCTCTCTGTATTGAAACCAGGAGACACTATCCTGGGAATGGACCTCGCCCAAGGCGGCCACCTCACGCACGGCAGCAAGGTCAATTTTTCAGGGATCCTGTTCCGTGTGTTTTCCTATGGCGTGGACCGTGAGACTGAAACCGTCAACTATGACGTGGTGCAGAAGCTTGCGGAGGAATGCCGTCCACGTATGCTCGTCGTAGGCGCTAGCGCCTATGCGCGCACCTTCGATTTTCCGCGATTCCAACAGATCGCGAAGTCGGTCGGCGCCTATCTGCTGGTTGATATCGCCCACATTGCCGGGTTGATCGCTGCCGGGCTCCATCCGAATCCTGTCCCCTATGCAGATTTTGTCACCACGACCACTCATAAGACCCTCCGCGGGCCACGAGGCGGTGTCGTGATGTGCAAGGCTGAGCATGCCAAAGCGGTCGACAAGTTTATTTTCCCAGGTATACAGGGTGGGCCTTTTATGCATGTGATCGCAGCGAAGGCCGTCGCCTTCAAAGAAGCCCTCTCGCCCGGTTTCAAGCGGTATCAGCAACAGGTGATCGCCAACGCGAAAGTGCTGGCCCAAGGACTCCTCGACCATGGGTACAAGATTGTGTCAGGCGGCACGGATACTCATCTCATGTTAATGAACCTGACCAATAAAGGTATTACAGGTAAAGAGGCGGATGCAGCACTGGACGCTGCCGGCATTATCGTGAACAAGAATGCTGTACCCTACGACGAAAAGCCGCCGGCCGTCGCCAGTGGCATTCGGCTGGGAACTCCGCTTGTCTCTACCCGCGGGATGAGGGAAGCCGAGATGAAAGAGATTGTGGGCTTGATTGACCGGGTGCTGCAGCATCGGCAAGACCCTGCGATGCTCGAAGAAATCCGCACTCAGGCCAAAGCGCTTTGCAGCCGTTTCCCGTTTTTTCATACCTACTAA
- a CDS encoding SUMF1/EgtB/PvdO family nonheme iron enzyme, with the protein MMALASAVAIAPVTAAPAIPKEVDPVPMVTIPAGEFLMGNPEGKGRADEWPQRSVYLDEFAIDQVEVTNERYLVFVKTTGHRSPPNSYGTGPLLSVKGIEQLPVVQTTWYDAKAYCSWAKKRLPTEAEWEKAARGTDGRLFPWGNEPGTSKRANFDREWEEEKTLHPVGSLPGGDSPYGVKDLSGNAREWVQDWYDADYYQLAPDRNPQGPEKRGVVRSIRGGSWHSPMSDITTTARGRGGFALQTHGTGFRCARSLADQTQQK; encoded by the coding sequence ATGATGGCCCTCGCCTCTGCCGTTGCCATTGCGCCTGTCACAGCAGCACCGGCGATTCCCAAAGAGGTTGACCCGGTCCCCATGGTGACGATTCCAGCTGGAGAATTCTTGATGGGGAATCCAGAAGGAAAAGGGCGGGCAGATGAGTGGCCGCAGCGATCTGTGTACCTCGACGAATTTGCGATCGATCAAGTCGAAGTGACGAATGAGCGATACCTGGTGTTTGTCAAGACCACCGGCCACCGGAGCCCTCCGAACTCCTATGGCACTGGCCCGCTCCTGTCCGTGAAGGGAATTGAACAGCTTCCGGTCGTGCAGACCACCTGGTATGACGCCAAGGCCTATTGTAGTTGGGCTAAGAAGCGGCTCCCGACGGAAGCGGAATGGGAAAAGGCCGCTCGCGGCACCGATGGTCGTCTCTTTCCCTGGGGCAATGAACCAGGGACGTCAAAGCGCGCGAACTTTGACCGTGAGTGGGAAGAGGAGAAAACCTTGCATCCAGTCGGATCCTTGCCAGGGGGAGACTCACCCTACGGGGTGAAGGACCTATCTGGTAATGCTCGAGAGTGGGTGCAGGATTGGTATGACGCTGACTACTACCAGCTTGCGCCGGATCGGAACCCGCAGGGTCCTGAGAAAAGAGGCGTGGTTCGATCGATTCGCGGGGGGTCCTGGCATAGTCCGATGTCGGACATCACGACGACGGCGCGCGGGCGAGGCGGATTCGCGCTGCAGACCCATGGTACAGGCTTTCGCTGTGCACGGAGTCTCGCAGACCAGACCCAGCAGAAATAG
- a CDS encoding TIGR01777 family protein, with translation MQIVVTGGTGFIGRPLCASLCQEGHRVTLLTRRREEALRVCGSTVTAVEWNGREAGAWERCLEGADAVVNLAGAPIADGRWTNARKRVLAESRVLTTRLLVEAMSRRTSKPRTLVSASGIGYYGAGDDRVLDEGAARGRGFLPDLCLAWEAEALRAAEFGVRVVLLRTGMVLEQDGGALPKMLLPFQFFAGGPIMPGTQWVSWIHRRDHIGLIQWALTTPSISGPVNAVAPEPVTMNRFCNVLAQVLHRPSWLPVPGFALRMALGELGTLMTTGQRVNPAKALSMGYVFHYPKLEPALQAILTKG, from the coding sequence GTGCAGATTGTTGTGACTGGCGGAACAGGATTCATCGGTCGGCCCTTATGTGCCTCGCTCTGTCAGGAGGGCCATCGGGTCACGCTCCTCACGAGAAGAAGAGAAGAGGCACTACGTGTGTGTGGCTCAACCGTCACGGCCGTCGAGTGGAATGGCCGAGAGGCGGGAGCCTGGGAGCGCTGTCTCGAAGGTGCCGATGCTGTCGTCAATCTTGCTGGTGCGCCGATTGCTGATGGCCGCTGGACCAATGCCCGCAAACGAGTCCTTGCCGAAAGCCGGGTCCTCACCACTCGTCTTCTGGTAGAAGCCATGTCGCGTCGCACTTCGAAACCCCGTACGCTGGTCAGCGCCTCCGGTATCGGCTACTACGGGGCCGGTGACGATCGTGTTCTGGATGAAGGTGCCGCGCGCGGCCGAGGCTTTCTGCCCGATCTCTGTCTTGCGTGGGAAGCGGAGGCACTTCGGGCTGCAGAGTTCGGTGTGCGAGTCGTTCTATTGCGGACTGGAATGGTGCTCGAACAAGACGGCGGCGCCTTGCCGAAGATGCTGTTGCCATTCCAGTTCTTCGCGGGCGGCCCGATCATGCCGGGAACTCAGTGGGTATCGTGGATCCATCGACGTGATCACATCGGTCTGATCCAGTGGGCACTCACGACGCCGAGTATCTCCGGCCCCGTGAATGCGGTAGCTCCCGAGCCTGTGACGATGAATCGGTTCTGTAACGTACTCGCACAAGTTCTCCACCGACCATCCTGGCTGCCCGTTCCAGGCTTCGCGCTACGCATGGCGCTGGGCGAACTCGGGACGCTCATGACCACGGGCCAACGGGTCAATCCGGCGAAGGCGCTCTCCATGGGCTATGTCTTTCACTATCCGAAACTGGAACCAGCTTTACAGGCGATCCTGACGAAGGGGTAG
- a CDS encoding DUF523 and DUF1722 domain-containing protein codes for MTTAPLRLGISRCLLGDEVRFDGGHKRDSFLTDVLGRYVEWVPVCPEVEAGLGTPREAMRLIGDPQNPRLVTIKSGMDHTRALETLTKDRIEELEGLDLSGYVFKKGSPSCGIERVRVYNEDGMPSRNGVGLFARAFIEQFPLIPVEEEGRLCDSTLRENFIERVFCYRRWQDLVQSGVTRQALVEFHTIHKYLLLAHHPQQCEALGWLVGQAERHPPKELALRYGDLFMKALAVKGTVRKHVNVLQHILGYFKERLSASEKAELLTVIGDYHRGLTPLIVPLTLIKHYVRIFDVSYIREQVYLNPHPKELMLRNHV; via the coding sequence ATGACGACCGCGCCCCTCCGTCTTGGGATCAGCCGTTGTCTCCTCGGAGACGAAGTCCGATTCGATGGGGGGCATAAGCGGGACAGTTTTCTGACCGATGTGCTTGGCCGCTATGTGGAGTGGGTCCCGGTCTGTCCGGAGGTAGAGGCAGGACTGGGCACCCCTCGCGAGGCGATGCGGCTGATCGGCGATCCTCAAAATCCCCGGCTCGTGACGATTAAGAGCGGAATGGATCACACGCGCGCACTGGAAACATTGACCAAAGATCGTATCGAGGAACTTGAGGGCTTGGATCTATCCGGATACGTCTTTAAGAAGGGCTCGCCGAGCTGCGGCATCGAGAGAGTCCGAGTCTACAATGAGGATGGGATGCCCAGCCGGAACGGGGTCGGGCTGTTTGCGCGGGCCTTCATCGAGCAGTTTCCACTGATTCCGGTCGAGGAAGAAGGGAGGCTTTGCGATTCGACGCTGAGAGAGAACTTTATCGAACGGGTCTTCTGTTACCGACGCTGGCAAGACCTCGTGCAGAGCGGCGTCACGAGGCAGGCGCTGGTGGAGTTTCATACGATCCACAAGTATTTACTCTTGGCCCATCACCCGCAACAATGCGAGGCGCTTGGGTGGCTGGTTGGGCAAGCGGAGCGCCACCCCCCGAAGGAGCTTGCACTTCGGTATGGCGATCTGTTCATGAAGGCCCTGGCGGTGAAGGGGACGGTGCGAAAGCACGTGAATGTGCTTCAACATATTCTCGGATATTTCAAGGAGCGACTCAGCGCATCCGAGAAGGCCGAGCTGTTAACTGTGATCGGCGATTATCATCGGGGGCTCACGCCCTTGATTGTTCCTCTGACACTGATCAAGCACTATGTTCGAATCTTTGACGTGAGTTATATTCGCGAGCAGGTGTATCTCAATCCACATCCGAAGGAGCTTATGTTACGCAATCACGTGTAG
- a CDS encoding formylglycine-generating enzyme family protein: MRSYRVLQVGLGVALVAGAISVVTAADMPSSDKDMVLIPKGEFTMGSNEHSDEAKHQVVLDAYMIDKFEASNKRYKEFMKATGHPAPAYWDDPRLSKADQPVVGVSWTDASAFCKWEGKRLPTEAEWERAAKGPQGDNHYPWGHTLDPKKANYGQNIGRTTPVDSYPEGVSGFGVYNMAGNVFEWVEDWYDLKYYKESLALNPPGAEKGYNFANQGPVRVLRGGSWLAPATSLHTSHRFWNQPENNSYGVGLGFRCAKSVQQVSDDAMQAGRDAFIQALIAMGVEKHVDAMASIEKALAAEPGNKEYLATRDLINKSMKKK, from the coding sequence ATGAGGAGTTACAGAGTGCTTCAGGTCGGATTGGGGGTGGCATTGGTGGCAGGAGCCATCTCCGTCGTCACAGCGGCGGACATGCCAAGCAGCGATAAGGACATGGTACTGATACCAAAGGGCGAGTTCACCATGGGGAGCAACGAACATTCAGATGAAGCCAAGCACCAGGTCGTGCTCGATGCCTATATGATCGACAAGTTTGAAGCGTCAAACAAGCGGTACAAGGAATTTATGAAAGCCACCGGTCATCCGGCGCCGGCCTATTGGGATGATCCTCGGCTCAGCAAAGCTGATCAGCCGGTGGTCGGCGTGAGTTGGACTGACGCAAGCGCGTTCTGCAAGTGGGAAGGCAAGCGGCTCCCAACGGAGGCGGAGTGGGAGCGAGCAGCCAAGGGTCCGCAAGGCGACAACCATTATCCCTGGGGCCATACACTCGACCCGAAGAAGGCCAACTATGGGCAGAACATTGGCCGGACGACCCCTGTCGATTCCTATCCCGAAGGAGTGAGCGGGTTTGGAGTTTACAACATGGCAGGGAACGTCTTCGAATGGGTCGAAGATTGGTATGACTTGAAATACTATAAGGAGAGCCTTGCCTTGAATCCACCCGGCGCCGAGAAGGGTTACAACTTTGCCAATCAAGGCCCGGTGAGGGTGCTGCGCGGCGGTTCCTGGCTTGCACCGGCAACCTCTCTTCATACCAGCCATCGGTTCTGGAATCAGCCCGAGAATAACTCCTATGGGGTCGGCCTGGGATTCCGGTGTGCCAAGTCAGTCCAGCAGGTTTCGGATGACGCCATGCAAGCAGGACGCGACGCGTTCATTCAGGCATTAATCGCCATGGGTGTAGAGAAGCACGTCGATGCGATGGCCTCCATCGAGAAGGCGTTGGCTGCGGAGCCTGGCAACAAGGAATACCTGGCGACACGCGATCTGATCAACAAGAGCATGAAGAAGAAATAG
- a CDS encoding 50S ribosomal protein L9 — protein MKVILQETMDGVGHLGDLLDVRDGYARNFLIPRKKAVLADSRSIKAFEHIKRVAGERAKKEKLEIETHAKSISALSLTIQAQVGKDDKMFGSVTVKDIAEKMLEQGFTVDRRKIQLDHPIKELGTFTVPIKLPRDVTAAVVIHVVKKQEAEEAPAEA, from the coding sequence ATGAAGGTTATTCTACAAGAAACGATGGACGGGGTCGGACATCTCGGTGATTTGCTTGACGTGAGAGACGGGTATGCTCGGAACTTCCTTATCCCCCGCAAGAAAGCAGTGCTGGCTGATAGTCGCAGTATCAAAGCCTTTGAGCATATCAAGCGGGTAGCAGGCGAACGGGCAAAGAAGGAAAAGCTGGAGATCGAAACCCATGCCAAGAGTATCTCAGCCTTGTCTCTGACGATACAGGCGCAGGTCGGTAAGGACGACAAGATGTTCGGGTCGGTCACAGTCAAAGACATTGCGGAGAAAATGCTGGAACAGGGATTTACGGTGGATCGGCGCAAGATCCAACTGGACCATCCAATCAAGGAACTCGGCACCTTCACCGTGCCGATCAAGCTTCCTCGGGATGTGACAGCAGCTGTGGTGATCCATGTTGTCAAGAAACAGGAAGCTGAAGAGGCCCCTGCAGAGGCCTAA
- the nrdR gene encoding transcriptional repressor NrdR yields MKCPFCDELEDKVVDSRMAKEGEVIRRRRECLGCKRRYTTYERVDEILPMVVKKDGRRESFDRTKILAGLKKACEKRPISTATIEAVTDRIEKRIQEMGETEIESRIVGEELMKELHQLDQVAYVRFASVYREFKDIDQFMDELRTLAQQRRER; encoded by the coding sequence GTGAAATGTCCGTTCTGCGATGAACTCGAAGATAAGGTCGTCGACTCGCGCATGGCGAAGGAAGGCGAGGTGATTCGCCGCCGCCGGGAGTGTCTCGGCTGCAAGCGCCGCTATACCACCTACGAACGCGTCGATGAGATTCTTCCCATGGTGGTCAAAAAGGACGGCCGCCGGGAGTCGTTCGACCGTACAAAAATTCTCGCCGGCCTCAAGAAGGCCTGCGAAAAACGGCCGATCAGTACTGCCACCATCGAAGCCGTGACGGATCGCATTGAGAAACGTATTCAGGAAATGGGGGAAACCGAAATCGAGAGTCGGATCGTGGGTGAAGAGTTGATGAAGGAGCTTCATCAATTGGATCAGGTCGCCTATGTTCGCTTTGCGTCGGTCTATCGTGAGTTCAAAGACATCGACCAGTTCATGGATGAGCTGAGAACGTTGGCCCAGCAACGACGCGAGCGGTGA